The DNA window TATTGAGCGCGCTGACCGCCGCGATGGCGGCGGATGGTCCGCAAGGCGCGATCAGCGTCTGTTCGAGCATAGCGCCCGCGCTCGCCGCGCAGATCTCCGAGGAAAGCGGAGCGACCGTCCGGCGCACGGCGCTGCGCACGCGTAATCCCGCTGCCAGTCCTGACGCTACCGAACGCCGCGTCATGGAGAGCTGGGCCGCCGCGCCGTTTGGCGTCGACGGCAAGCCCAGGCGCTGGTCGGCGTATGAGGGCGGGCAATATCGCTATATGCGCGCCATACCGACCATGCCCATGTGCCTCGCTTGCCATGGCGAGAATGTCGCCCCGGAGGTGATGGCGGCGATCCGCGCGCATTATCCCGCAGATCAGGCGACGGGTTTTGCTTCCGGCCAGCTTCGGGGCGCCTTTTCGATCCGGTGGGAGGAGGCAGCCCTGGCGCGTGCGATCAAAGGCGGGGAGGGCGCGCAGCGAGGTCTGCACCCATGACGATCTTGCGCGCGCTTGCGCTGGCCCGATTTTACAGCGCTGCGGCAGCTGTCGCCTACCGCTCAGCGGCGCCGTGATCGCCAGAGTGCTTTGCCATCAGGTTCGGCCCGGCAGCATTCGGCGCAAGGTATCATCCTTGACGATGTAATGATGGAAGAGAGCGGCAAGGGCGTGAAAGCCGATCAGGAAATATCCGATGGTCCCGACTGTCTCGTGCCAATCCTTCATCTGTCCCGCCAGGGCTTTGCTCTGGCCGACAAGAGCCGGCAGTTCCAGACCGAAGAATGGAATCGGCTTGCCCGACGCACTCAGGATCACCCAGCCCGCCAAGGGCATCGCCAGCATGAACGCGTAGAGTGCGAGATGCGTCGCATTGGCTAAAAGCGTCTGCCATGACGGCGGTTCCGGCGTGATCGGGGGGG is part of the Sphingobium amiense genome and encodes:
- a CDS encoding cytochrome b, with amino-acid sequence MSTTDIRNRFSSLSITLHWLMVLLISVVYATILLRENYPKGTDIREGLKTWHFILGLTVLALAIIRLLARLSQRTPPITPEPPSWQTLLANATHLALYAFMLAMPLAGWVILSASGKPIPFFGLELPALVGQSKALAGQMKDWHETVGTIGYFLIGFHALAALFHHYIVKDDTLRRMLPGRT
- a CDS encoding Tll0287-like domain-containing protein; the encoded protein is MVQEAQARSDILADRFQKELLSALTAAMAADGPQGAISVCSSIAPALAAQISEESGATVRRTALRTRNPAASPDATERRVMESWAAAPFGVDGKPRRWSAYEGGQYRYMRAIPTMPMCLACHGENVAPEVMAAIRAHYPADQATGFASGQLRGAFSIRWEEAALARAIKGGEGAQRGLHP